The Nymphaea colorata isolate Beijing-Zhang1983 unplaced genomic scaffold, ASM883128v2 scaffold0408, whole genome shotgun sequence nucleotide sequence TCACACACGTGAATCTACATAGAATTGACATTACATGGTAAGACTGACCAGCCATAGGTCGCTGCTGTAGCCCGATGCACTCAATGCTGTGCTGCTGAGATGTAAATACTGAAGAGAGATATGAGGATGGCCTCTATAGCTCCCTCTAGCACCCAAAATCCGAAGTTTCTAAAGTTGAATATGCAGTTCTCTTGCCCACGAAGTACATCTTGGGGAAGATGCGGTAAATGTACTTGTTGATTTAGTAGTTGGGAGGAACATACTGCGAATACTTGGTCTACAGGATGTGGTTTTTGACTGCAGCTGCAGACCCCTCCACGTCTTCCTCGCCCCCCTTCGCAGGCCTCACGTAGTTGACGTCCTGCTCGAAGACCGCCCTGATGATCAGTGGAAAAGAGGTGAAGATGAGGTTGTAGAGGGATATGTAGATGTCGTCGAAGATGGTCTGGCCGGAGTAACCGCAGTAGAGCGCGAAGATGAACTGCGGAATGGTGAACAGCATGTTCTTGTAGAAGAAGTAGAGGATCATTTCGGCGATTCGCATGTAGTTCCACCTGCCATGCACCAGCAGCAGTCGCCAAAGCATGCGGAACTCGGGAAGAGCGTAGTCACTTGCAAGGACTGCACCCATTCCCTCCTCTCCGAACAGACCTATTCCTATGTGCGCCTGCTTTATCATCGGCACGTCGTTCGCACCGTCTCCGATAGACAGCGTTATCCTGCCAAGCTGCTCTCTTACCACTCGGACAACGTCAGCTTTCTGAGAGGGTAGTAATCTGCAGCACACAACTGACTAGCAGTAGAGGAAAGCTAAGCTAAATCCTTTTCCAGCTGCTAAACTCCCATGATTGGCGTTAGGTCAGGCCTTCTATGAGCAGACTCACCTTCTTCCCATCCTCAGACTCGCTCTTGGCTGCATCTATCAGCTTGATGAGTTCTCCGTGCAGCACATTCACGTCCTTGTCCTTACACTAATGCTTGAGCACTGAAAAATCGCTTTGGATTAGGTTGCAGCTTTTGGCGATGTTCTCAGCTGTCTCCATCTTGTCCCCAGTAAGCATCCACACCTTAATGTCTACATCAATTATATTTTACTTGCACGGATGAGGTCACGTATCGTTTCCGGAACTTCATCTTGGAGCCTATCTAGGACTGCAGTGGCTCCGATTACGTAGAGATTCTCCTCCAGCTTGCTGATGAGTGGCTCGATGCCTTTTTCCTTGTTCTAAAGCGGGAGAGCCTCACACTCACGCTTATACTTAGCGTATTCCTATTATGAGATGTAACGCATTGCAATCAGTAGAGTTCTCAGACCAATTCTGGAAAATCGTTAGAGTTAAAAGTCAAGCTAGAATGTTTGATTTGGCGCCAGACGGGCTTTGATGATGTTGTCAGCTCCTTTTATGTACAGTTTTATCTTCCCGCTGTCCCTCACAATCACGGACATGCGCTTACGGTCAGAGGTAAAGGCGAAGCTCTAGAGAAGCTGAAACTCCTTCTCCACTTTGTTGATGCTGATGAGAGTGGTTGACTGCGTTGAAGAAAGGAATTAATATCCCATGGCTTTTGCGCTTCCACCAAAGTTATTTCATCAGGAGAAGGTCCCTGGTATTTAAGCACGCCGCGACCATCACTAGCCACCACTACTTCGTGAGCAATAGATAAAGCAGTAAAGTATTAATGAGCAAGTTCCTTGAGATTGTTGATTTAATGGGAATGAGTGTTTTCTCTGTTTCTGGCAAAGAAGCTGGGGATATACTAATTATTGGCGCCCctgatgagcaaatcctgaagAGATCTATCTTAAAACCCATCGCTTTTCTGGAGGGGGACTTCGGGAGAAATGAGCCTAGGTCTCCGAAGTATTTGTGCCCGATCAATGCTATTTTAAATTCCATGCGGTTGGTGGTGAGCGTCCCAGTTTTGTCAGTGAATACATACTCTATTTGCCCCAGTTCCTCGTTGAGGGAGGCCGAACGGAC carries:
- the LOC116244944 gene encoding LOW QUALITY PROTEIN: phospholipid-transporting ATPase DNF2-like (The sequence of the model RefSeq protein was modified relative to this genomic sequence to represent the inferred CDS: inserted 1 base in 1 codon; deleted 2 bases in 1 codon; substituted 11 bases at 11 genomic stop codons), producing the protein MGKGRIFHFGFAGAAELFEAEAVPFRGKKLGIDNHLRNIAIKEGLASLSSPMVGEFWKALVILNRQCLRAGKWNGYSQLRHSSYDTYLNPQLLDQSTEVVEEWEECCGYPGIRMMIPRAKKVMVKYKEECKYEDRTKTASLDGEKNLKPRSAFNETQVYNTIEKLSSFRGDFKGILPDKELHEFNSTMEIEGHAQAMWCSARTNSYCIDSALHHSGALDGAFLKSNSVNHNYILWGSNSALGDGFLMFCTYLVLLNTMIPISLIVSIEIVKMSQSYFIDNDKFMYSAFREKGAAVRSASLNEELGQIEYVFTDKTGTLTTNRMEFKIALIGHKYFGDLGSFLPKSPSRKAMGFKIDLFRICSSGAPIIMVASDGRGVLKYQGPSPDEITLVEAQKXMGYXFLSSTQSTTLISINKVEKEFQLLXSFAFTSDRKRMSVIVRDSGKIKLYIKGADNIIKARLAPNQTFXLDFXLXRFSRIGLRTLLIAMRYISXXEYAKYKRECEALPLXNKEKGIEPLISKLEENLYVIGATAVLDRLQDEVPETIRDLIRASKIXLMDIKVWMLTGDKMETAENIAKSCNLIQSDFSVLKHXCKDKDVNVLHGELIKLIDAAKSESEDGKKVSLLIEGFSLAFLYCXSVVCCRLLPSQKADVVRVVREQLGRITLSIGDGANDVPMIKQAHIGIGLFGEEGMGAVLASDYALPEFRMLWRLLLVHGRWNYMRIAEMILYFFYKNMLFTIPQFIFALYCGYSGQTIFDDIYISLYNLIFTSFPLIIRAVFEQDVNYVRPAKGGEEDVEGSAAAVKNHIL